The Aquicella siphonis DNA segment CTGTGATTTCACAAAGCGCCAGATGCGCCTGGCGCAAATCTTCAGCGGCCAGTTCAGCGGAACCGGATTCCCTCAATTGCAGCAAGCCTTTTTCAACATGCGATCGGGATTTAGCAAGCGCATCCAGATGCCGGCGCCGCGCCAGATAAAGTCCTTCGCCCAACGGCTGAAATCCTGCCTCTTCCTTGATAAGAGACCTGAACAATTCAATTCCTTCTCCGGTCTTCACCGAAAGTGATATCATTTTTTTTCCTTCCCATGACTGAATGGAAGGCGTTTCATTCTTCAGGTCTATTTTATTTCGGACAATGATAACCGGTTTGTCAAGACATGCTGGACAAGGTTGCGTGATATCACGGCTTGCATCCGTCACGTACAAGATAAGATCTGCGTTTTCAATTTCCCGGTAGGCGCGGCGAATGCCTTCCTGTTCAATAACATCCGCGCTTTCTCTCAAACCCGCCGTATCGATAATATGCAATGGCATGCCGTCTATGAGTATGGATTCACGCAGCACGTCACGGGTGGTGCCGGGAATATCGGTTACAATAGCCATTTCCCTGCCGCTCAAGCAATTCAGCAAACTTGACTTGCCCACATTGGGTTCGCCGGCGATCACCACCGTTATGCCTTCGCGCAAAAAACTGCCTTGCCTCGCCTTGTGTTGAATCGTATCCAGGTCTGCGAGAATGGCCGACAACGTTTCTGAAACAGATTCATCGGCGAGAAAATCAATCTCTTCATCGGTAAAATCAATCGCGGCTTCCACAAACATGCGCAGCTGCACAATCTTTTCGTTAATGCCATGAATATCTTTCGAGAATTCCCCTTGCAAGGAACGCAAGGCGGAGCGTGCAGCCTGACGGGATGAAGCGTCAATTAAATCCGCTATCGATTCGGCCTGTGTCAAATCCATTTTTCCGTTCAAAAATGCGCGTTCTGAAAATTCGCCGGGACGGGCGAGCCTGGCTCCCAGGCTCAAAAGACATTGCAGAATGGAATCCACCACAACCGGACCGCCATGCCCTTGCAGTTCAAGCACATCTTCGCCAGTAAATGAATGAGGACCGGGAAAGAAAATGGCAACACCTTCATCGAGCAACTCTCCCTGCGAATCACGAAATGGAACAAAAACCGCCTCGCGCGGCGGAAGTTCGCTGCCCACCACTACGCGCATGATATCACGCACGCGAGAACCCGATAAACGGACAATAGCAATCCCTCCACGCCCGGAAGGGGTTGCCTGGGCTGTTATGGTTTCACTGTCTGAGAGAGTCTGGCTGAATTGCTGCATGGGGATAATGAGTTCATTGGCACTCTCCCGCAAATTATACGGGAGAGTGCCAATCAGTTTACTTCTTCTTCACATTGGGTTCGTTTTCCAGCTTTCTCATGACATACCATTGCTGCAGGAATGACAAGGTATTGTTCACAAACCAGTACAACATCAGACCGGCGGGGAAATTGGCAAACATCACGGTGAATATGACCGGCATCAGCATCATGATTTTCGCCTGCAAGGGATCTGGCGGCGGCGGATTCAGGCGCTGCTGGATAAACATGGAAACACCCATTAACAGCGGCAGAACATAATAAGGATCTTGCTGGGACAAATCATGAATCCAGAAAATAAACGGCGCCTGGCGCAATTGAACGCTTTCCACCAAAACCCAATATAACGCGATAAATACCGGGATCTGAATCAGAATCGGCAAGCATCCACTCATGGGATTGACTTTTTCCTGGCGGTACAACTCCAAGGTAGCCTGTGTCATTTTTTGCTTGTCATCAGCATAGCGTTCTTTCAGCATTTCAATTTTTGGCTGCAATTTTTTCATGGCCGCCATGGAACGGAAGCTTTTGGCAGATAGTTGATAAAACAAAAGCTTGATAATGACGGTGACCAGTACGATAGACCAGCCCCAATTGCCGATCACATCGTATATTTTTTGCATCATCCAGAATATGATGCCGGAGATAAACCAGAACCAGCCATAATCTATAGTCAGTTTCAGGCTGGGTGCGGCTTTTTCCAGCAGGTCCGCGATAGCCGGTCCTACATATAATTTTGCACCTGTCGTCACGCTCGCACCGGGCGCGGCTTTTAACGGTTCGCCTATCATTCCGACGGTATAAAGTGAATTGGATGTCACCCGCGTATAATAATTGGACACTGCGGTTTTTGCCGGAATCCAGGAGCTGATGAAATAATGCTGTATCATGGCCGCCCAACCGTCTTTCACCGTCTGGTTGAGGTTAGTCTTTTCCATGTCCTTGAAGCTGATTTTGGTGAACGGCGCCTTGGGACTGGAAACCGCTGCGCCAAAATACGTAGCGAGATTAATAAATCCGCCATGATTGGGCGGCGGATTATTGGTGCGCAGTAACTGGGTATACAAGCTGCCTTCCCAGGGCTGGCTGGACTGATTATTAATGTCATAGCCGACATTGATTTCATAACTATTGCGTGTAAACGTGAAATTTTTGGTGACCTTGAGACCATTGCTGTCTTGCCAGTCCAGTTTAACAGTCAGTTCATTCTGGCCGGGCTGCAGGGAGTATTCCGTTTGCGCTGTCTTGTAAAGCGCCTGCGCTTGCGATGTATCCGGCCCTTGTTTGCTTAACAAGCCGCTTTCCGCGACATATTCGGTTTTGGGATCATCATTAAGCAGCATGATAGGCTGTCTGGAACCCAGGGATTCCGGATATTTCGGAAGGCTGACCCGGACGATATCACCGCCGCGTGTATCAATGCTGACATTCAGGACATCGGTCTGGACATTAATTATCTGCCCCTTTTCTTGTGCCGGAACGACTGGCGCACCCGGCTGAGCAATAGGCGCTCCCGCTGCTTCGGCCCCGGCATTTACGGCGGAAGGAACATAACTGCTGCCTGAACGCTCGACCGCGGC contains these protein-coding regions:
- the mnmE gene encoding tRNA uridine-5-carboxymethylaminomethyl(34) synthesis GTPase MnmE; translated protein: MQQFSQTLSDSETITAQATPSGRGGIAIVRLSGSRVRDIMRVVVGSELPPREAVFVPFRDSQGELLDEGVAIFFPGPHSFTGEDVLELQGHGGPVVVDSILQCLLSLGARLARPGEFSERAFLNGKMDLTQAESIADLIDASSRQAARSALRSLQGEFSKDIHGINEKIVQLRMFVEAAIDFTDEEIDFLADESVSETLSAILADLDTIQHKARQGSFLREGITVVIAGEPNVGKSSLLNCLSGREMAIVTDIPGTTRDVLRESILIDGMPLHIIDTAGLRESADVIEQEGIRRAYREIENADLILYVTDASRDITQPCPACLDKPVIIVRNKIDLKNETPSIQSWEGKKMISLSVKTGEGIELFRSLIKEEAGFQPLGEGLYLARRRHLDALAKSRSHVEKGLLQLRESGSAELAAEDLRQAHLALCEITGVFTSDDLLGRIFSSFCIGK
- the yidC gene encoding membrane protein insertase YidC — protein: MFENILDYLRIALYALLILLCYLLFQAWDKDHPRLPAVGTPAAAVERSGSSYVPSAVNAGAEAAGAPIAQPGAPVVPAQEKGQIINVQTDVLNVSIDTRGGDIVRVSLPKYPESLGSRQPIMLLNDDPKTEYVAESGLLSKQGPDTSQAQALYKTAQTEYSLQPGQNELTVKLDWQDSNGLKVTKNFTFTRNSYEINVGYDINNQSSQPWEGSLYTQLLRTNNPPPNHGGFINLATYFGAAVSSPKAPFTKISFKDMEKTNLNQTVKDGWAAMIQHYFISSWIPAKTAVSNYYTRVTSNSLYTVGMIGEPLKAAPGASVTTGAKLYVGPAIADLLEKAAPSLKLTIDYGWFWFISGIIFWMMQKIYDVIGNWGWSIVLVTVIIKLLFYQLSAKSFRSMAAMKKLQPKIEMLKERYADDKQKMTQATLELYRQEKVNPMSGCLPILIQIPVFIALYWVLVESVQLRQAPFIFWIHDLSQQDPYYVLPLLMGVSMFIQQRLNPPPPDPLQAKIMMLMPVIFTVMFANFPAGLMLYWFVNNTLSFLQQWYVMRKLENEPNVKKK